The bacterium sequence ATCTTTAGGATGGTTTGTCACAAACCTTATTCTTAAGAGGCCATCGATACGGTGAATTTTATATAGGAGGTCAGCGAAATCTTGATTTGAGGAGGTATCAAGGTAACTATTTACGTTTTGCCCGAGCAGTGTTATCTCCTTGATACCCAAATCGATATCGCGTTTTATTTCATCGATAATATCCCCATGAGGTCTCGATCTGAAATGGCCGCGAACGTAAGGCACTATGCAATAACTACAGAAATTTTCGCAACCTCTGGTTATTGCCACGAAGGCTTTTAGCGAATTTTGCGGAATCTCAGCCCTGAGACCGCAACCGTCTAGCCTGTCGGCTTCGAGGAGAATGGACTCTTTTTTCTCGCTTTCTGCAATTTCTAGTATTCTATCTATTTCTCCGGGACCGACCGCGAAATCTATATGTTTATTTCTTTGAAGTATCTCTTTGCCTTTTTCCTTTGCTACACAACCCATAATACCGACTGTTTTCTTGGGGTATGTCCCTGCAATTGTTAGAAGCCTACCCATAGCACGATCTTCGGCATTCTGGCGCACAGCACAAGTATTTACTATTATTATATCTGCATCCTCGATCTTTGACCTATGCCATCCAGCTTCGTTGAGAATATTAGCTACTGCAGCTGAATCGTATTCATTCATCTGACAGCCATAAGTAATTATATTATATTTTTTACTTCGCAATGTATTATATCACTTTCATAAGAATTAGGTTGAAGTATAACTATATTATTCTTTGATACCAAAGGACTTATAAAATTTGCTTTAATGTAGTTTCCCGTCCATCCCTGACAGATATTAGCCTCTGATATCTTCTCAACAATCACTGTCTGCTCAATTCCTATCTGACTCTCCGCAAATTTTTGTTTTTTCATTTCCTTAAGCTCGATAAGCCTTTCCATTCTCAGGCGTTTAACCTCTTCCTGCACCTGATTTGGCATCTTTTCAGCATCTGTGCCCTTCCTAGGTGAATATCTAAACACATGTAGATAGCTTATAGGAAGCGATTCGATGAGATTATATGTATCCTCGAAATCGGACTCGGTTTCGCCGGGAAAACCGACAATAACATCCGCACCGATACCAATATTTTTGACCTTTTCGTGCAACTTATAGACGACCTCAGCATAAAACTCTCTATTATAAGGCCTCCTCATTTTCTCGAGAACAGCATTGCTCCCCGCTTGCAGTGGCACATGAAGATGCGGTGCAAGCCTATCCGAGTCGGCAAGAAGGTCTATTAGGCTATTTGTTATTTCAGTCGGCTCTATGCTACTGAGTCTCAAGCGGAAAATATTCGTCTCGGCCAATATCTTTCGGCATAATGCCGCAAGATCGACACCTTCATATTTATATCTACCATCATGCACGCCAGTAAGAACAGCTTCTTTAACCTCGGCTAAATCGAGCTCATTAACTCTTTTAATTACCTCATCTGGGGATACGCTTCTCTCGCGCCCTCGGACGTATGGCACGATGCAGTAAGAACAAAACTGGTTGCATCCATCCTGTATCTTAACAAAACCGCGCGTTCTGCCATCGAATGTTGTTATACTCTCGCTCGATGGCTTTAACTTGTTATCCTGCAAATCATTATCTGCTAAATAGTCGATAATTGCTTTAGGTTCATTTGAGGGGAATAAAGCTTCAATCTCGAGTTTTTTTGCAGCACTTTCATCCATTTTTACTGCGCTACAGCCAGCAAGAAAAAGCCTTCTCACACCCCAGTCCTTGCGCACACGACGCAGATACTGTCTAACCTTATAATCCGCGCGGTTAGTTACTGTGCAACCGCATACTATTACCGCATCGTAAGGGGACGATAATGGCAACTCATGTCCAACAGAAACTAAAGCTCGTTCTATCGTCCCTGCCTCGCACTGAGTCAATTTACAACCGAATGCTTTAACTTTGATTCTCATAATTATAGCTACAAAAAAAATTTGACCTTGCGCAAATCTCTGGATTATATATATATACATTCATGAGTTCAAGCGAAAAACCTACATACTTCTTTTCCGACGTGCATTTGGGTGCAGGTGACCAGAAACGTGAAAAAATTAAACTCGAGAAGATGGCAACTCTTCTTGAACTTATAATAGCTAATAACGGAAGATGTTTTATCCTAGGCGACCTATTCGATTTCTGGTTCGAATTTTACGGCGGTATCCCAAGTGGAAATAACGAGGCGTTGGATATTCTAAGAAGCGCAACTCAACGAGGTCTAGAAATAACCATAGTTGGCGGAAACCACGATTATTGGCTGGGAAATCGATTTATCTCGATTACAGGTTGCACAGTCCTAAAAAGACCTTATACCGGAAATATTAAAGGAATTAGGATTTACGCTGGGCATGGTGATGGTCTCGCGCCTTCTGACTGGGGATATAGAAATATTCTTAAACCTATACTGCGCTTTCCAATTAATATATTCCTCTTTAAACTTTTTCCGAAGAAATTTGGCGAATGCCTTGCGCGTTTCGTCTCGAATGGAAGCAAAATTTATACAAAAAAACGTAATCTCAAATTCGAGGCCGAATATATCGAAGCCTCAGAAGCGTTAGCAGATAATGGTTTCGATTGTATAATAGTAGGCCACACGCACGAACCAGCACGGAAAGTCTCGCTCGATAACTCATTATATATCAATCTTGGGGACTTTTTCGAACAGTTTACTTACGCTGTTCTCGAATCGGGAAATTTCGAAATCCATAAAATATGAGTCCTGATCCCGCAAACACAAAACTCTCAGGAACCTTCCGAAGTTTATCCTCTAATTCATCGATAGAAAATTTCTCGTGGTTTCACTTTGGGATAATTCTAGCTGTTAGTGTTTTATTCCGGCTCCTACATAATTGCCCCGGATACAATGAATTCGATGTTTTAGCTGTAGCTCGTCACTTTGCGGATCCCGATTGGATATCTGGCGATTGGTATCTAGGCCAAAGAATCGGTTACAGATATCTTTTTAATATAATTGCTGGATTTCCGGCGAAAACCCTCTCCTTCTTAACACTGATTTTTTTTGGAAGACTCATCCTTCTTATAATTTTTTCTATCGCTTTAACAAAGATTATCAGGAGTCTTAGAATACTTATCCTCGCTTTTATCCCTTTATTGGCCTATTTTATAACAAATCAATCTCTTTTTGCGCAAGAATGGATGATTGGGGGCCTAGAGACTAAGGCTTTTGCCTATGCTTTCATTTTGCTTGCACTGGCTTTCTCTCTCGAAAGAAAAGCTTATTTAACAGCCTTCTTTTTGGGTCTGAGTTTCTCTTTCCATATTTTAGTTGGTTTTTACGGCGCTGTATGTCTAGGTTTATCGTTTTTAATTATATATGGAAGAAGTGTTCTATTTCCTTCCACAAAGAAATTATTAACTACGCTTGCTATTCTCATTCTATCTGGGTGTTTCGGGATATACTCGGTTGTGCAGTATATTTTTGCCTCTGCAAGTGCCAACAAACAACTAGCCTCCGAGCTGCATGTTCTATATAGGGTAAGCCACCATGTTCTCCCATCGGCGTGGAATAATAATTACTGGGCACCTATAATCCTCTGCATAACAGCATTCCTTACGGTTATTTTCACGAAAACAAGGAGTAAGTCGAATAAGCTAATAACCCTGTCCACGCTATTTTCGCTTAGCTTCTTTGGTTTAGGCATTGTTTTTTATCTATCTGACTTCTCGGGTGGCCTCAGGTTCTATTTATTTAGATTCGCCGATGTTTATGTTCCTTTTTCGATTATGCTTCTCGTAGCTACTTTTATAAGCTCCACAATGGAAGCCAAAAGTAACCGTGTGAAAAAGGTATTTATAATCCTAATGTATATTCTTAATGGATTGGTATTAATATACGGTATTACAATAGGATATAACGATAGCAAAATCTATAAAAAGACCTTTAAAAACGGATATTTATATAGGGACTTGGAACTACAGAAAACATTGAAGTGGATATCCTGCAACACCGAGAAAAACGCTGTGTTCCTTATTCCACCGAGCCTCGAGGAATTCTATTTCACAGCTTTACGACCTGCTTTCGTTACCCTAAAGCACTCGCCACAAAACGATACCGAGATAATCGAATGGTTCGAGAGAATCAAACTATGTAACGGCGAGTCTCCTCCGCCACGGGGTATTGGTATATATCGATACGAAGATGAGATAGACTCACATTATTTCAACTTGGATGAGGCGAATTTAAGGGTTATTGCATCAAATTATACAATCGATTTTTATTTGGATAGGGCAGACAAGCCACTGGAATTGCCGATAGTGTTCCAAAATCAAGGTTATCGACTATACTCGATTCGCAATTAGTTTTTTAAAGAAAGTCTCGTAATTATCGATAGTGCGCTCTATTGTAAAAATCTCGCGCGCGGCGACCATGCCGTTAAGCGTAATGCGTTTGCGCTCTTTTGAATCTTCGAGAACAAGCATTATTTTATCAGCAAGTTCATGAATGTCACCATCCTTGAACCATAGACCGTTTTTCTCGTTATCGATAACATCAACTATTCCTTGCGAACGCGTGCCGATGACCGGAACGCCCAGCCCCATAGCCTCCACAAGCACTAATCCGAAACCATCCATTGTCGATGGCAGAACAAAAAGGTCAAAAAGTCTGTAATAATCAACAACTTCCTCTCTAGGCACAATACCAGCATAAATAATTCTGTTCGAAATATCCAATTGTCTTGTCAAAACATCGAAAAAACCTGGTTCTATACCGACAAACATCAGAGTAATATCATCTGGTAAAAGTGCCGCTGCTCGGATTAACTGTTCTTGATTTTTCAGCCTCGAAATGCAACCGATTACCCTCTCCCCTTTTTCTATGTTAAATTTTTCTCTTAATAGCTTCGTTTTACTGATATCTGCACGCTCAAAGAAACTCGGATGCATACCATTGAGAATAACTTCGATGTGATTAGCAGGATAACCCAGGCCAACTAGTGTTTTTTTTAGATTATGGCTTACGGCTATAATCTTCGAGGTATTGCGGACATAAAACCGTCTTTGAATTGCGCCACCAGAGCTTAATGGTTTTTGTCTTCGCGTATGAATGACGCGCACCGGAAGTTTATACAACTTTTTTGCAAAGATTGAAATATATCGATCTGCGCTTTGTTGAGCGTTAATTAGATCGATAGAGTTTTGCAGGATAATATCGCGCACAGTCCTAATGGAGGCAATATCGAATTTATTCCTGAATTCTACTGCCATTTTTTTGACATTTGGGTGATTCAAACGTACATATAACAGCGAGTTCTGAGGGCAAGCCAAATAAACGAAATGCCCTTTATCCGCGAGCCCCTCTGCGAGATAAAGCAATGAATGAGTAGCGCCTGTAAGAGTGCCTTCTGAAGTAGTAAAAAGTATATTAATTCTATCGCTCATTTTTTAATTCGCTTTCGATGTTAAAATATAACTTCAATATTCTATTGGCAAGGATTTAGTTTTTAATTATAATTATCTGTGATTGTAAATTCCAAATTTGGGTTTTCAAACAAATAAAAATAAAGATGCTTAGAAAATTGACCTTGACGAAGATTAACTTTTAGAGTATTTTGTAGTAGTATAATAATATTTTTGAGAGGAGTTTTATGAACACTGAATACAGCTTTACTGCACAGGAAATCGAAGAGGGTAAAGGTATGGCTGGCGTGGCATATCTTACACTGATAGGTTTCATTATTGCGCTGGTTATAGGCAAAGAAAACCGCTTTTCAATGTATCACGTTCAACAAGCTCTCGCGCTTATTCTGCTATTTGTAGCCGCGAGTATCGTTGCCGTTATTCCTATTCTCGGATGGATCGCCTCTGTTATTATTTGGATTTTCGGCATGGTGTGTTTTGTGATTGGTCTAATTAACGGATTCAGTGGAAAGGCTAAACCACTTCCTTTAATAGGAGAAATCGGTTTCAAGTTCAATATGGTAAAACCAGAGGCTTCCGTTTCCGCCAGCGGCGGTTCCGTTCCTCCCCCTCCTCCACCTACGC is a genomic window containing:
- a CDS encoding UDP-2,3-diacylglucosamine diphosphatase, translated to MSSSEKPTYFFSDVHLGAGDQKREKIKLEKMATLLELIIANNGRCFILGDLFDFWFEFYGGIPSGNNEALDILRSATQRGLEITIVGGNHDYWLGNRFISITGCTVLKRPYTGNIKGIRIYAGHGDGLAPSDWGYRNILKPILRFPINIFLFKLFPKKFGECLARFVSNGSKIYTKKRNLKFEAEYIEASEALADNGFDCIIVGHTHEPARKVSLDNSLYINLGDFFEQFTYAVLESGNFEIHKI
- the miaB gene encoding tRNA (N6-isopentenyl adenosine(37)-C2)-methylthiotransferase MiaB, giving the protein MNEYDSAAVANILNEAGWHRSKIEDADIIIVNTCAVRQNAEDRAMGRLLTIAGTYPKKTVGIMGCVAKEKGKEILQRNKHIDFAVGPGEIDRILEIAESEKKESILLEADRLDGCGLRAEIPQNSLKAFVAITRGCENFCSYCIVPYVRGHFRSRPHGDIIDEIKRDIDLGIKEITLLGQNVNSYLDTSSNQDFADLLYKIHRIDGLLRIRFVTNHPKDMSDKIIDAIASLPKVCQSIHLPVQSGSTKVLSAMNRGYTREKYLQLIDKIKDKIPDVALSTDIIAGFPGETDSDFEETITLYKSVAYAGSFAFRYSPRPGTKAAGIPDDVPEKMKIQRLKRIIDLGQELAEKYSKMQVGRIKEVMVEELVNKGIRQCLGFDRSGRRVVFADEGCSLGDILKVKVISAKRWLLFGEAINGDS
- a CDS encoding glycosyltransferase family 4 protein, whose protein sequence is MSDRINILFTTSEGTLTGATHSLLYLAEGLADKGHFVYLACPQNSLLYVRLNHPNVKKMAVEFRNKFDIASIRTVRDIILQNSIDLINAQQSADRYISIFAKKLYKLPVRVIHTRRQKPLSSGGAIQRRFYVRNTSKIIAVSHNLKKTLVGLGYPANHIEVILNGMHPSFFERADISKTKLLREKFNIEKGERVIGCISRLKNQEQLIRAAALLPDDITLMFVGIEPGFFDVLTRQLDISNRIIYAGIVPREEVVDYYRLFDLFVLPSTMDGFGLVLVEAMGLGVPVIGTRSQGIVDVIDNEKNGLWFKDGDIHELADKIMLVLEDSKERKRITLNGMVAAREIFTIERTIDNYETFFKKLIANRV
- the mtaB gene encoding tRNA (N(6)-L-threonylcarbamoyladenosine(37)-C(2))-methylthiotransferase MtaB; this translates as MRIKVKAFGCKLTQCEAGTIERALVSVGHELPLSSPYDAVIVCGCTVTNRADYKVRQYLRRVRKDWGVRRLFLAGCSAVKMDESAAKKLEIEALFPSNEPKAIIDYLADNDLQDNKLKPSSESITTFDGRTRGFVKIQDGCNQFCSYCIVPYVRGRERSVSPDEVIKRVNELDLAEVKEAVLTGVHDGRYKYEGVDLAALCRKILAETNIFRLRLSSIEPTEITNSLIDLLADSDRLAPHLHVPLQAGSNAVLEKMRRPYNREFYAEVVYKLHEKVKNIGIGADVIVGFPGETESDFEDTYNLIESLPISYLHVFRYSPRKGTDAEKMPNQVQEEVKRLRMERLIELKEMKKQKFAESQIGIEQTVIVEKISEANICQGWTGNYIKANFISPLVSKNNIVILQPNSYESDIIHCEVKNII